A window of Thermococcus sp. M39 genomic DNA:
TGAATTCAAGTGATCTAACTAAAAAAGGATGCTTAGTGTAAGATCCGAAAATATAGATAGGAGAAAATCCTGTCATTTCTAATTTCCTCAAAAATTGTTGAGGAGAAACTTCATTCACATGGTCCGGAGTGTATGCGTCGGTATCGTATATTCTCTTGTTAGGAGTTGATATGAAAAGAAGTCCATCCTGTTTTAAAAGGAGACTTATATTATTAAGAAAAGTATCTGCAGTCTCTGGTTTAATATGCTCATAAACTTCGAAGCAAGTAATAACATCAAAAGGGCCATACGTTGAGAGAAGATACTCTACGA
This region includes:
- a CDS encoding bifunctional 2-polyprenyl-6-hydroxyphenol methylase/3-demethylubiquinol 3-O-methyltransferase UbiG, encoding SELKILDVGCSKGYGVYIMKLICPTCHFVGVDLNGDDIKTAKELLSDFQDIVCLSGDITNEHFVEYLLSTYGPFDVITCFEVYEHIKPETADTFLNNISLLLKQDGLLFISTPNKRIYDTDAYTPDHVNEVSPQQFLRKLEMTGFSPIYIFGSYTKHPFLVRSLEF